Proteins from a single region of Bradysia coprophila strain Holo2 chromosome X unlocalized genomic scaffold, BU_Bcop_v1 contig_416, whole genome shotgun sequence:
- the LOC119069933 gene encoding mediator of RNA polymerase II transcription subunit 15 isoform X3, which translates to MGFLTSTLFLLIVVHKSVTIKIQQNDAQTSSPLQMQISDINLNQTERVRRLIPYMNFYVPISDYLPDNQAYSYNPTNPQQSRTQPQQQQLNRPAVYNSNTKYASRRPQPQTAIYNTRHQTNKPFDLPIQQTQRVNYNYAKQKQPTPFLATNQVPGDFRPIIYEEGLTAQNSYKGQTEQPIETQSVQYYDEEQYIPKQPQQQTKQLRPIIAQQYSHQRAPEPQLHQYYRVEDHLHQRQKAEIELQQQQQQQQQQQLQQQQLQQQQLDHQQLDHQQLEHQQLQQQQNILSQPIHVDSSTTPAPRQEQHSPNYVTYLQPQNFVQFIKSTTPKPIGNGKNVVYKIVRPTPKPPTQYVVYQHTDEPQQPKQIFRHPADAENTRNIVPDGNQIYHKANNEYEQQSQQEPAPVYRIQAENKPTYRLKEFYTLDPNDGYGSRIPTREQLTQAAANPHVPKKQFIPYNPASTTPVPVTTTSTQRYYPQKQTDDENYQDISEEPSFRPTIPTSTVALHHQHLTETSNGHAPTSAPAYHSSSPSRQYRPYSAQPKVKFIPRYQSPANVPIVQVQPNPTPSTSVSHASSEYGSTSVSEVLRKLQETNLLPQTLNAENIDDSIQTLVQILNNLKQSQYVAEIPPQQHQSVDYPEPNDDDAIRHQSDYDEVNDKPNNEVNSSGESPGPNTGRPGIDYPNLSEIPQTNFNCKEQRYKGFFGDPETHCQVWHYCDLNGGQASFLCPNGTIFSQVALTCDWWFNVKCSTTTQLYVLNERLYKYILPFSPKFPEDYSGPVVDKYLAIKFQEMEEKMMRQKQKGKQSVKTIPPQQIKESQRDDEIDVDPTYSSDAQLDDEGQSHNIDNAIQHPVYKYESTSVAIPNNRYSSTTEFIVPKGRTFATATTPRTKVEIESEKVEVIEIKSDGSTGHLIPDNYAK; encoded by the exons TTGTTCATAAATCAGTAACcatcaaaattcaacaaaacgaCGCCCAGACTTCATCACCATTGCAAATGCAAATTTCggatataaatttaaatcaaacagAAAGAGTACGAAGACTAATACCGTATATGAATTTCTACGTACCGATAAGCGATTATTTACCGGATAATCAAGCATACAGCTACAATCCAACG AATCCTCAACAGTCACGAACACAACCCCAACAGCAACAATTAAATCGACCCGCGGTATACAATAGTAATACTAAATATGCTAGCCGTCGGCCGCAACCACAGACTGCTATTTACAATACCCGCCACCAGACAAATAAACCATTCGATTTGCCGATTCAGCAAACACAAAGAGTTAATTACAATTATGCTAAG CAGAAACAGCCCACACCATTTCTAGCTACCAATCAAGTACCTGGAGACTTTCGTCcaattatttatgaagaaGGTTTAACCGCTCAGAACTCTTATAAAGGTCAGACGGAACAGCCGATAGAAACACAGTCCGTTCAATACTATGATGAGGAACAATATATACCGAAACAACcgcaacaacaaacaaaacaacttCGTCCTATCATTGCACAACAATATAGCCATCAACGGGCCCCTGAACCACAATTGCATCAATATTATCGCGTTGAAGATCATCTTCATCAACGACAAAAGGCAGAAATAGAGctacagcagcagcaacaacaacaacagcagcagcagctaCAGCAACAACAGCTGCAACAACAACAGTTGGATCATCAACAGTTAGATCATCAACAGTTAGAACATCAACAactgcaacaacaacaaaatattctttCTCAACCAATCCATGTGGATTCATCTACTACACCAGCTCCTCGTCAAGAACAACATTCACCAAATTATGTAACATATCTTCAGCCACaaaatttcgtccaatttATCAAATCGACAACCCCGAAACCAATTGGTAACGGTAAAAATGTTGTGTACAAAATTGTTCGCCCAACACCAAAACCACCCACCCAGTATGTGGTTTATCAACATACAGATGAACCGCAACAGCCGAAACAGATATTCAGGCATCCAGCAGATGCTGAAAATACGAGAAATATTGTACCTGATGGCAACCAAATTTACCATAAGGCTAATAATGAATACGAGCAACAGAGTCAGCAAGAGCCTGCTCCAGTATACCGGATTCAAGCTGAGAATAAGCCGACGTACCGTTTAAAagaatt TTACACCCTGGATCCGAACGACGGCTACGGTTCACGAATACCAACCCGTGAACAATTAACACAAGCCGCAGCAAATCCACATGTACCGAAAAAACAATTCATTCCGTACAATCCTGCCAGTACAACTCCCGTACCAGTAACAACCACCAGCACCCAAAGATATTATCCTCAAAAGCAAACCGACGACGAAAATTATCAAGACATTTCCGAGGAACCATCATTTCGACCAACCATTCCAACTTCAACAGTCGCATTACatcatcagcatctgactgaaACATCTAATGGACATGCACCTACGTCAGCGCCCGCATATCATTCATCATCACCGTCACGTCAATATCGACCGTATTCCGCACAGCCAAAAGTTAAGTTTATCCCGCGCTATCAATCACCTGCCAACGTTCCCATCGTTCAAGTGCAGCCGAATCCAACACCGTCCACATCTGTATCACATGCCAGCTCGGAGTATGGTTCGACGTCTGTGTCAGAAGTGTTACGAAAACTACAGGAAACCAATCTTCTGCCACAAACACTTAACGCTGAGAACATTGATGATTCCATTCAGACTTTAGtgcaaattttgaataatttaaagcAATCTCAATATGTTGCTGAAATTCCACCACAACAACATCAGTCTGTTGATTATCCCGAACCGAATGATGATGACGCTATTAGACACCAATCTGATTATGATGAAGTGAATGATAAGCCGAATAATGAAG TAAATTCCAGTGGCGAATCTCCCGGGCCAAATACTGGACGTCCTGGAATCGATTATCCAAACTTGTCCGAAATTCctcaaacaaatttcaacTGCAAGGAACAACGGTACAAAGGATTCTTTGGTGATCCAGAGACACATTGTCAGGTATGGCATTATTGCGATTTGAATGGAGGACAGGCATCGTTCTTGTGCCCGAATGGAACAATCTTCAGCCAG GTCGCCTTGACTTGTGACTGGTGGTTCAATGTCAAATGCTCCACAACGACTCAATTGTACGTTCTGAACGAACGTCTTTACAAATATATATTGCCGTTCAGTCCCAAATTTCCAGAAGACTACAGCGGTCCAGTAGTTGACAA GTATCTGGCGATAAAGTtccaagaaatggaagaaaaaatgatGAGACAGAAGCAGAAAGGAAAGCAATCAGTAAAAACGATTCCACCGCAACAGATCAAAGAATCGCAACGAGACGACGAGATCGACGTTGATCCAACATACTCGAGCGACGCTCAATTGGATGACGAGGGTCAAAGTCATAACATCGATAATGCCATTCAACATCCCGTCTACAAGTACGAATCGACATCCGTTGCCATTCCGAATAACCGGTATTCATCGACCACTGAATTTATTGTACCGAAGGGGCGAACATTCGCAACAGCTACAACACCAAGAACAAAGGTGGAAATCGAAAGTGAAAAAGTTGAagtaatcgaaataaaatcagaTGGCAGTACTGGACATTTGATACCTGACAATTATGCCAAGTAA
- the LOC119069933 gene encoding mediator of RNA polymerase II transcription subunit 15 isoform X2, which yields MGFLTSTLFLLIVVHKSVTIKIQQNDAQTSSPLQMQISDINLNQTERVRRLIPYMNFYVPISDYLPDNQAYSYNPTNGQKQQIHHKQSTIQNPQQSRTQPQQQQLNRPAVYNSNTKYASRRPQPQTAIYNTRHQTNKPFDLPIQQTQRVNYNYAKKQPTPFLATNQVPGDFRPIIYEEGLTAQNSYKGQTEQPIETQSVQYYDEEQYIPKQPQQQTKQLRPIIAQQYSHQRAPEPQLHQYYRVEDHLHQRQKAEIELQQQQQQQQQQQLQQQQLQQQQLDHQQLDHQQLEHQQLQQQQNILSQPIHVDSSTTPAPRQEQHSPNYVTYLQPQNFVQFIKSTTPKPIGNGKNVVYKIVRPTPKPPTQYVVYQHTDEPQQPKQIFRHPADAENTRNIVPDGNQIYHKANNEYEQQSQQEPAPVYRIQAENKPTYRLKEFYTLDPNDGYGSRIPTREQLTQAAANPHVPKKQFIPYNPASTTPVPVTTTSTQRYYPQKQTDDENYQDISEEPSFRPTIPTSTVALHHQHLTETSNGHAPTSAPAYHSSSPSRQYRPYSAQPKVKFIPRYQSPANVPIVQVQPNPTPSTSVSHASSEYGSTSVSEVLRKLQETNLLPQTLNAENIDDSIQTLVQILNNLKQSQYVAEIPPQQHQSVDYPEPNDDDAIRHQSDYDEVNDKPNNEVNSSGESPGPNTGRPGIDYPNLSEIPQTNFNCKEQRYKGFFGDPETHCQVWHYCDLNGGQASFLCPNGTIFSQVALTCDWWFNVKCSTTTQLYVLNERLYKYILPFSPKFPEDYSGPVVDKYLAIKFQEMEEKMMRQKQKGKQSVKTIPPQQIKESQRDDEIDVDPTYSSDAQLDDEGQSHNIDNAIQHPVYKYESTSVAIPNNRYSSTTEFIVPKGRTFATATTPRTKVEIESEKVEVIEIKSDGSTGHLIPDNYAK from the exons TTGTTCATAAATCAGTAACcatcaaaattcaacaaaacgaCGCCCAGACTTCATCACCATTGCAAATGCAAATTTCggatataaatttaaatcaaacagAAAGAGTACGAAGACTAATACCGTATATGAATTTCTACGTACCGATAAGCGATTATTTACCGGATAATCAAGCATACAGCTACAATCCAACG AATGGTCAAAAGCAACAAATTCATCATAAACAATCGACCATACAGAATCCTCAACAGTCACGAACACAACCCCAACAGCAACAATTAAATCGACCCGCGGTATACAATAGTAATACTAAATATGCTAGCCGTCGGCCGCAACCACAGACTGCTATTTACAATACCCGCCACCAGACAAATAAACCATTCGATTTGCCGATTCAGCAAACACAAAGAGTTAATTACAATTATGCTAAG AAACAGCCCACACCATTTCTAGCTACCAATCAAGTACCTGGAGACTTTCGTCcaattatttatgaagaaGGTTTAACCGCTCAGAACTCTTATAAAGGTCAGACGGAACAGCCGATAGAAACACAGTCCGTTCAATACTATGATGAGGAACAATATATACCGAAACAACcgcaacaacaaacaaaacaacttCGTCCTATCATTGCACAACAATATAGCCATCAACGGGCCCCTGAACCACAATTGCATCAATATTATCGCGTTGAAGATCATCTTCATCAACGACAAAAGGCAGAAATAGAGctacagcagcagcaacaacaacaacagcagcagcagctaCAGCAACAACAGCTGCAACAACAACAGTTGGATCATCAACAGTTAGATCATCAACAGTTAGAACATCAACAactgcaacaacaacaaaatattctttCTCAACCAATCCATGTGGATTCATCTACTACACCAGCTCCTCGTCAAGAACAACATTCACCAAATTATGTAACATATCTTCAGCCACaaaatttcgtccaatttATCAAATCGACAACCCCGAAACCAATTGGTAACGGTAAAAATGTTGTGTACAAAATTGTTCGCCCAACACCAAAACCACCCACCCAGTATGTGGTTTATCAACATACAGATGAACCGCAACAGCCGAAACAGATATTCAGGCATCCAGCAGATGCTGAAAATACGAGAAATATTGTACCTGATGGCAACCAAATTTACCATAAGGCTAATAATGAATACGAGCAACAGAGTCAGCAAGAGCCTGCTCCAGTATACCGGATTCAAGCTGAGAATAAGCCGACGTACCGTTTAAAagaatt TTACACCCTGGATCCGAACGACGGCTACGGTTCACGAATACCAACCCGTGAACAATTAACACAAGCCGCAGCAAATCCACATGTACCGAAAAAACAATTCATTCCGTACAATCCTGCCAGTACAACTCCCGTACCAGTAACAACCACCAGCACCCAAAGATATTATCCTCAAAAGCAAACCGACGACGAAAATTATCAAGACATTTCCGAGGAACCATCATTTCGACCAACCATTCCAACTTCAACAGTCGCATTACatcatcagcatctgactgaaACATCTAATGGACATGCACCTACGTCAGCGCCCGCATATCATTCATCATCACCGTCACGTCAATATCGACCGTATTCCGCACAGCCAAAAGTTAAGTTTATCCCGCGCTATCAATCACCTGCCAACGTTCCCATCGTTCAAGTGCAGCCGAATCCAACACCGTCCACATCTGTATCACATGCCAGCTCGGAGTATGGTTCGACGTCTGTGTCAGAAGTGTTACGAAAACTACAGGAAACCAATCTTCTGCCACAAACACTTAACGCTGAGAACATTGATGATTCCATTCAGACTTTAGtgcaaattttgaataatttaaagcAATCTCAATATGTTGCTGAAATTCCACCACAACAACATCAGTCTGTTGATTATCCCGAACCGAATGATGATGACGCTATTAGACACCAATCTGATTATGATGAAGTGAATGATAAGCCGAATAATGAAG TAAATTCCAGTGGCGAATCTCCCGGGCCAAATACTGGACGTCCTGGAATCGATTATCCAAACTTGTCCGAAATTCctcaaacaaatttcaacTGCAAGGAACAACGGTACAAAGGATTCTTTGGTGATCCAGAGACACATTGTCAGGTATGGCATTATTGCGATTTGAATGGAGGACAGGCATCGTTCTTGTGCCCGAATGGAACAATCTTCAGCCAG GTCGCCTTGACTTGTGACTGGTGGTTCAATGTCAAATGCTCCACAACGACTCAATTGTACGTTCTGAACGAACGTCTTTACAAATATATATTGCCGTTCAGTCCCAAATTTCCAGAAGACTACAGCGGTCCAGTAGTTGACAA GTATCTGGCGATAAAGTtccaagaaatggaagaaaaaatgatGAGACAGAAGCAGAAAGGAAAGCAATCAGTAAAAACGATTCCACCGCAACAGATCAAAGAATCGCAACGAGACGACGAGATCGACGTTGATCCAACATACTCGAGCGACGCTCAATTGGATGACGAGGGTCAAAGTCATAACATCGATAATGCCATTCAACATCCCGTCTACAAGTACGAATCGACATCCGTTGCCATTCCGAATAACCGGTATTCATCGACCACTGAATTTATTGTACCGAAGGGGCGAACATTCGCAACAGCTACAACACCAAGAACAAAGGTGGAAATCGAAAGTGAAAAAGTTGAagtaatcgaaataaaatcagaTGGCAGTACTGGACATTTGATACCTGACAATTATGCCAAGTAA
- the LOC119069933 gene encoding mediator of RNA polymerase II transcription subunit 15 isoform X1, with protein MGFLTSTLFLLIVVHKSVTIKIQQNDAQTSSPLQMQISDINLNQTERVRRLIPYMNFYVPISDYLPDNQAYSYNPTNGQKQQIHHKQSTIQNPQQSRTQPQQQQLNRPAVYNSNTKYASRRPQPQTAIYNTRHQTNKPFDLPIQQTQRVNYNYAKQKQPTPFLATNQVPGDFRPIIYEEGLTAQNSYKGQTEQPIETQSVQYYDEEQYIPKQPQQQTKQLRPIIAQQYSHQRAPEPQLHQYYRVEDHLHQRQKAEIELQQQQQQQQQQQLQQQQLQQQQLDHQQLDHQQLEHQQLQQQQNILSQPIHVDSSTTPAPRQEQHSPNYVTYLQPQNFVQFIKSTTPKPIGNGKNVVYKIVRPTPKPPTQYVVYQHTDEPQQPKQIFRHPADAENTRNIVPDGNQIYHKANNEYEQQSQQEPAPVYRIQAENKPTYRLKEFYTLDPNDGYGSRIPTREQLTQAAANPHVPKKQFIPYNPASTTPVPVTTTSTQRYYPQKQTDDENYQDISEEPSFRPTIPTSTVALHHQHLTETSNGHAPTSAPAYHSSSPSRQYRPYSAQPKVKFIPRYQSPANVPIVQVQPNPTPSTSVSHASSEYGSTSVSEVLRKLQETNLLPQTLNAENIDDSIQTLVQILNNLKQSQYVAEIPPQQHQSVDYPEPNDDDAIRHQSDYDEVNDKPNNEVNSSGESPGPNTGRPGIDYPNLSEIPQTNFNCKEQRYKGFFGDPETHCQVWHYCDLNGGQASFLCPNGTIFSQVALTCDWWFNVKCSTTTQLYVLNERLYKYILPFSPKFPEDYSGPVVDKYLAIKFQEMEEKMMRQKQKGKQSVKTIPPQQIKESQRDDEIDVDPTYSSDAQLDDEGQSHNIDNAIQHPVYKYESTSVAIPNNRYSSTTEFIVPKGRTFATATTPRTKVEIESEKVEVIEIKSDGSTGHLIPDNYAK; from the exons TTGTTCATAAATCAGTAACcatcaaaattcaacaaaacgaCGCCCAGACTTCATCACCATTGCAAATGCAAATTTCggatataaatttaaatcaaacagAAAGAGTACGAAGACTAATACCGTATATGAATTTCTACGTACCGATAAGCGATTATTTACCGGATAATCAAGCATACAGCTACAATCCAACG AATGGTCAAAAGCAACAAATTCATCATAAACAATCGACCATACAGAATCCTCAACAGTCACGAACACAACCCCAACAGCAACAATTAAATCGACCCGCGGTATACAATAGTAATACTAAATATGCTAGCCGTCGGCCGCAACCACAGACTGCTATTTACAATACCCGCCACCAGACAAATAAACCATTCGATTTGCCGATTCAGCAAACACAAAGAGTTAATTACAATTATGCTAAG CAGAAACAGCCCACACCATTTCTAGCTACCAATCAAGTACCTGGAGACTTTCGTCcaattatttatgaagaaGGTTTAACCGCTCAGAACTCTTATAAAGGTCAGACGGAACAGCCGATAGAAACACAGTCCGTTCAATACTATGATGAGGAACAATATATACCGAAACAACcgcaacaacaaacaaaacaacttCGTCCTATCATTGCACAACAATATAGCCATCAACGGGCCCCTGAACCACAATTGCATCAATATTATCGCGTTGAAGATCATCTTCATCAACGACAAAAGGCAGAAATAGAGctacagcagcagcaacaacaacaacagcagcagcagctaCAGCAACAACAGCTGCAACAACAACAGTTGGATCATCAACAGTTAGATCATCAACAGTTAGAACATCAACAactgcaacaacaacaaaatattctttCTCAACCAATCCATGTGGATTCATCTACTACACCAGCTCCTCGTCAAGAACAACATTCACCAAATTATGTAACATATCTTCAGCCACaaaatttcgtccaatttATCAAATCGACAACCCCGAAACCAATTGGTAACGGTAAAAATGTTGTGTACAAAATTGTTCGCCCAACACCAAAACCACCCACCCAGTATGTGGTTTATCAACATACAGATGAACCGCAACAGCCGAAACAGATATTCAGGCATCCAGCAGATGCTGAAAATACGAGAAATATTGTACCTGATGGCAACCAAATTTACCATAAGGCTAATAATGAATACGAGCAACAGAGTCAGCAAGAGCCTGCTCCAGTATACCGGATTCAAGCTGAGAATAAGCCGACGTACCGTTTAAAagaatt TTACACCCTGGATCCGAACGACGGCTACGGTTCACGAATACCAACCCGTGAACAATTAACACAAGCCGCAGCAAATCCACATGTACCGAAAAAACAATTCATTCCGTACAATCCTGCCAGTACAACTCCCGTACCAGTAACAACCACCAGCACCCAAAGATATTATCCTCAAAAGCAAACCGACGACGAAAATTATCAAGACATTTCCGAGGAACCATCATTTCGACCAACCATTCCAACTTCAACAGTCGCATTACatcatcagcatctgactgaaACATCTAATGGACATGCACCTACGTCAGCGCCCGCATATCATTCATCATCACCGTCACGTCAATATCGACCGTATTCCGCACAGCCAAAAGTTAAGTTTATCCCGCGCTATCAATCACCTGCCAACGTTCCCATCGTTCAAGTGCAGCCGAATCCAACACCGTCCACATCTGTATCACATGCCAGCTCGGAGTATGGTTCGACGTCTGTGTCAGAAGTGTTACGAAAACTACAGGAAACCAATCTTCTGCCACAAACACTTAACGCTGAGAACATTGATGATTCCATTCAGACTTTAGtgcaaattttgaataatttaaagcAATCTCAATATGTTGCTGAAATTCCACCACAACAACATCAGTCTGTTGATTATCCCGAACCGAATGATGATGACGCTATTAGACACCAATCTGATTATGATGAAGTGAATGATAAGCCGAATAATGAAG TAAATTCCAGTGGCGAATCTCCCGGGCCAAATACTGGACGTCCTGGAATCGATTATCCAAACTTGTCCGAAATTCctcaaacaaatttcaacTGCAAGGAACAACGGTACAAAGGATTCTTTGGTGATCCAGAGACACATTGTCAGGTATGGCATTATTGCGATTTGAATGGAGGACAGGCATCGTTCTTGTGCCCGAATGGAACAATCTTCAGCCAG GTCGCCTTGACTTGTGACTGGTGGTTCAATGTCAAATGCTCCACAACGACTCAATTGTACGTTCTGAACGAACGTCTTTACAAATATATATTGCCGTTCAGTCCCAAATTTCCAGAAGACTACAGCGGTCCAGTAGTTGACAA GTATCTGGCGATAAAGTtccaagaaatggaagaaaaaatgatGAGACAGAAGCAGAAAGGAAAGCAATCAGTAAAAACGATTCCACCGCAACAGATCAAAGAATCGCAACGAGACGACGAGATCGACGTTGATCCAACATACTCGAGCGACGCTCAATTGGATGACGAGGGTCAAAGTCATAACATCGATAATGCCATTCAACATCCCGTCTACAAGTACGAATCGACATCCGTTGCCATTCCGAATAACCGGTATTCATCGACCACTGAATTTATTGTACCGAAGGGGCGAACATTCGCAACAGCTACAACACCAAGAACAAAGGTGGAAATCGAAAGTGAAAAAGTTGAagtaatcgaaataaaatcagaTGGCAGTACTGGACATTTGATACCTGACAATTATGCCAAGTAA